The Streptomyces camelliae genome window below encodes:
- the gnd gene encoding phosphogluconate dehydrogenase (NAD(+)-dependent, decarboxylating) gives MQLGLIGLGKMGGNMRERIRRAGHTVIGYDRNPDVSDVKSLAELVEKLDAPRQVWVMVPAGTATQTVVDELGDLLEPGDTVIDGGNSRWTDDEKHAAALAIKGIGFVDAGVSGGVWGLQNGYALMVGGDKEHVDRLQPIFEALKPEGPYGYVHAGRVGAGHFSKMVHNGIEYAMMQAYAEGWELLEKVHSVENVREVFRSWQEGTVIRSWLLDLAVNALDEDEHLEQLRGYAEDSGEGRWTVEAAIDNAVPLPAITASLFARFASRQDDSPQMKMIAALRNQFGGHAVEKKD, from the coding sequence ATGCAGCTCGGTCTCATCGGTCTCGGCAAGATGGGCGGCAACATGCGCGAGCGGATCCGCCGCGCCGGCCACACCGTCATCGGCTACGACCGCAACCCCGACGTCTCCGACGTCAAGTCCCTCGCAGAACTGGTCGAGAAGCTGGACGCGCCCCGCCAGGTGTGGGTCATGGTCCCGGCCGGCACCGCCACCCAGACCGTCGTCGACGAGCTCGGCGACCTGCTGGAGCCCGGCGACACGGTGATCGACGGCGGCAACTCCCGCTGGACGGACGACGAGAAGCACGCGGCCGCGCTCGCCATCAAGGGCATCGGCTTCGTCGACGCCGGTGTCTCCGGCGGTGTGTGGGGCCTGCAGAACGGCTACGCGCTCATGGTCGGCGGCGACAAGGAGCACGTGGACCGGCTGCAGCCGATCTTCGAGGCGCTCAAGCCGGAGGGCCCGTACGGCTACGTCCACGCGGGCCGGGTCGGCGCCGGGCACTTCTCCAAGATGGTCCACAACGGCATCGAGTACGCCATGATGCAGGCCTACGCCGAAGGCTGGGAGCTCCTTGAGAAGGTCCACTCCGTGGAGAACGTCCGCGAGGTGTTCCGCTCCTGGCAGGAGGGCACGGTCATCCGGTCCTGGCTGCTGGACCTCGCGGTCAACGCCCTGGACGAGGACGAGCACCTGGAGCAGCTGCGCGGCTACGCCGAGGACTCCGGCGAGGGCCGCTGGACGGTCGAGGCGGCCATCGACAACGCCGTACCGCTGCCCGCGATCACGGCGTCCCTGTTCGCCCGGTTCGCCTCGCGCCAGGACGACTCCCCGCAGATGAAGATGATCGCCGCGCTGCGCAACCAGTTCGGCGGCCACGCGGTCGAGAAGAAGGACTGA
- a CDS encoding histidine phosphatase family protein, whose amino-acid sequence MGDLLLVRHGETEWSRSGQHTSWTDLPLTEHGEEQAKSLAPLLTERTYALALASPLGRAIRTAELAGLTGIVPEPDLHEWDYGGYEGVTTVDIHRSRPAWDLWTDGVPPGPEGHPGESPEQVGARADRVLARVDAALAEDAGDVVLVAHAHFLRVLTARRLGLAPAEGRLFQLATGTVSRLSTEHGRPVITEWNRRP is encoded by the coding sequence GTGGGCGACCTCCTGCTGGTCCGCCACGGTGAGACGGAGTGGAGCCGGTCGGGACAGCACACGAGCTGGACCGACCTGCCCCTGACCGAGCACGGCGAGGAACAGGCAAAGTCCCTCGCCCCGCTCCTCACCGAGCGGACGTACGCCCTCGCGCTGGCCAGCCCGCTGGGCCGCGCGATACGCACCGCCGAACTGGCAGGCCTGACCGGGATCGTGCCCGAGCCCGATCTGCACGAGTGGGACTACGGCGGCTACGAGGGCGTCACCACGGTCGACATCCACCGCTCGCGCCCCGCCTGGGACCTGTGGACCGACGGCGTGCCGCCCGGCCCCGAGGGCCACCCCGGTGAGTCACCGGAGCAGGTCGGCGCCCGTGCCGACCGGGTGCTGGCCCGCGTCGACGCCGCGCTCGCCGAGGACGCCGGGGACGTGGTCCTCGTCGCCCACGCCCACTTCCTGCGGGTGCTCACCGCGCGCCGCCTCGGCCTGGCGCCCGCCGAGGGCCGACTGTTCCAGCTGGCCACCGGCACGGTCAGCCGGCTGTCCACCGAGCACGGCCGGCCCGTGATCACCGAGTGGAACAGACGGCCGTAA